In bacterium (Candidatus Blackallbacteria) CG13_big_fil_rev_8_21_14_2_50_49_14, a genomic segment contains:
- a CDS encoding protein tyrosine phosphatase produces MNRVLFVCLGNICRSPMAEAIFQNLLEKNAQTKAWSCDSAGTSNYHPGERPDRRTLQVLNKYGIQTQHRARQILHHDFEEFSYLIAMDDQHLEHMLRMQKSLPQNQAQILRMIDFISDDQNPSRHQEIPDPYYGDLSDFEAVYQLLKPGCENLLSHILSHAQAL; encoded by the coding sequence CATGGCAGAGGCCATTTTTCAAAACCTACTCGAAAAAAATGCGCAAACCAAAGCCTGGAGTTGTGATTCTGCGGGGACCTCGAATTACCATCCCGGTGAACGCCCAGACAGACGCACCCTACAGGTCTTAAATAAATATGGGATTCAGACCCAACATCGGGCCCGGCAAATTTTGCACCATGATTTTGAAGAATTTAGCTACCTAATCGCCATGGACGATCAGCATCTAGAGCATATGCTGCGCATGCAGAAAAGCTTACCCCAAAATCAGGCGCAAATTCTCAGAATGATCGATTTCATTTCAGACGATCAAAATCCCTCCCGTCATCAGGAGATACCCGACCCTTACTATGGAGATCTTTCAGATTTTGAGGCCGTTTACCAACTGCTCAAACCAGGGTGTGAAAACCTTTTGAGCCATATTCTAAGTCATGCTCAGGCCTTGTGA